GTCCAGAAAATTCCCGATGGTGCCAGTCTCTGGAACCACTGAGGTGAACATGATGCGCGTGTTGATAGCCGTGGCCACGAATGAGTTCGAAAAGAGTTTCCAGCCGTCTGTCGTGTGATTGGAGAGCTGCCAGGAAAGGGTGGCACTTCCTTCCGGAATGACTGAAAACGCGAAGACTTCAGTGTCGCTCCGGCGGGCCTGATATGCAAAACTCATGTCGTAAGCCTGTCCGATAACGGTGGCAATGTCCTGGAAAATGCTAAATGCGGTTCCGGTTCCAGGATCGGAGTTCAGTTCGGCAAACTGGGAACCCTCGTATGCTGTTTCACCGTTGTAGTTGTCCCAGATTTCGATACGGCTTCCGTCCCAGCCCGGTACTTCGCTGGCATCAAACGATTTCCAGGCGCCTGAAGCGACATCCGGGTCCTCAAAACTGCCATTTACGATAAGGTTGGCACTGGCAGGTGCGGCAACGGCAAGAGACAGGGTAAGAGCACTGAGAGCGGTGATACGGC
This Marinobacter salinus DNA region includes the following protein-coding sequences:
- a CDS encoding DUF642 domain-containing protein, giving the protein MSLFSRITALSALTLSLAVAAPASANLIVNGSFEDPDVASGAWKSFDASEVPGWDGSRIEIWDNYNGETAYEGSQFAELNSDPGTGTAFSIFQDIATVIGQAYDMSFAYQARRSDTEVFAFSVIPEGSATLSWQLSNHTTDGWKLFSNSFVATAINTRIMFTSVVPETGTIGNFLDDVKVTVAVPEPGTIAMLSLGLFGLGMSRRRR